A single region of the Ptychodera flava strain L36383 chromosome 9, AS_Pfla_20210202, whole genome shotgun sequence genome encodes:
- the LOC139139719 gene encoding uncharacterized protein — protein sequence MHHHVERGYADDVTTHALLQRTLQGIRRSIGEVRRPRLPITIDLLRRLKECLRQRADMCSNDKLMVWASFTLAFYGFLRVSEFTARSPTEFDVNATLLARDIVLTDVIEIRIKSSKTDPYARGHTIAPTGTSVCAVRSYWKYTGNRGYMCPEEPAFQFADGTWLTRQRLNLCLRELLTQAGISDAKMYATHSFRSGAATTAAEAGLPDWLIRHLADGGVTRTRSTSRRRGRPLT from the coding sequence ATGCATCACCACGTTGAGCGCGGGTATGCCGACGACGTAACAACGCACGCTCTCCTGCAACGAACACTGCAAGGGATCAGGAGAAGCATTGGAGAAGTGCGCCGGCCACGACTACCAATCACCATTGACCTGCTCCGTCGCCTCAAGGAATGCCTGCGTCAGCGTGCCGACATGTGCAGCAACGACAAGCTCATGGTATGGGCAAGCTTCACGCTGGCATTCTACGGCTTTCTGAGGGTAAGCGAGTTTACAGCGCGATCACCTACGGAATTCGACGTAAACGCCACACTACTCGCCCGGGACATTGTGTTAACGGACgtgatcgaaatcaggataaagTCATCAAAGACTGACCCGTACGCGCGTGGGCACACCATTGCTCCGACCGGGACCTCTGTGTGTGCGGTCCGCTCCTATTGGAAATATACCGGGAACCGCGGATACATGTGCCCTGAAGAACCGGCGTTCCAATTCGCGGACGGCACATGGCTTACGCGACAAAGACTGAACCTATGCCTGCGGGAACTGCTTACCCAGGCAGGGATTTCCGATGCTAAAATGTACGCGACACATAGTTTCCGCAGTGGTGCAGCCACAACTGCTGCCGAAGCCGGCTTGCCTGATTGGCTCATAAGACACTTGGCAGATGGCGGAGTGACGCGTACCAGATCTACATCAAGACGCCGCGGGAGACCCTTGACGTAG
- the LOC139139723 gene encoding uncharacterized protein, producing MDLSQPRNDSVNHHINKEDYTLTYSRVDDAVAILQRLGQGALITKVDIKHAFRLCPVRKADWHLLGFKWQGLFFFDRVLPFGLRSAPFLFNRLAEALLWIVKNRANTQDLIHYLDDYFGAGPPNSPRCQYLLDTMLNTCRDLAIPIAPEKVEGPSPTMTFLGITLDTLKMTLCLPDDKLQDLLQTLPTWLHRHSCTKRELLSLIGTLSFACKCIPAGRIFLRRMIDLSTTVRKLRDTITLSDAFRLDAKWWCDFLPTWNGTASFLDTKWTPSRDLDLYTDASGTVGSGGYHAGHWFTVAWPDSLQASIEWKEMYPILVACSFGGIVGMAAECCFIVTIKPPCTSGKKALRDALTSCN from the coding sequence ATGGACCTATCCCAACCACGAAACGATAGTGTCAACCACCACATCAACAAGGAAGACTACACCCTCACCTACTCCCGCGTTGACGATGCCGTCGCGATATTACAGAGACTTGGCCAAGGTGCACTCATCACAAAAGTGGACATTAAGCACGCGTTCCGACTGTGCCCGGTACGGAAGGCGGACTGGCACCTCCTCGGCTTTAAATGGCAAGGGCTGTTCTTCTTCGATCGCGTGCTCCCCTTTGGCCTCCGCTCTGCACCGTTCTTATTCAACCGCCTGGCCGAAGCACTCCTCTGGATCGTCAAAAACAGAGCAAACACTCAGGACTTAATACACTACCTGGACGACTACTTTGGCGCCGGCCCCCCCAACTCCCCGCGATGCCAGTACCTCCTCGACACCATGCTCAACACATGCCGCGACCTCGCGATACCCATCGCCCCAGAAAAAGTCGAAGGCCCATCACCCACCATGACGTTCCTTGGCATCACGTTGGACACACTAAAAATGACACTATGCTTACCCGATGACAAGCTACAGGACCTGCTTCAAACACTTCCCACTTGGCTCCACCGACACTCATGCACTAAACGGGAGTTGCTATCCCTCATCGGCACCCTCAGTTTTGCATGCAAGTGCATTCCCGCCGGTCGCATCTTCCTCCGCCGCATGATTGACTTAAGCACAACCGTACGCAAGTTGCGCGACACGATCACACTATCTGACGCTTTCCGCCTTGACGCGAAATGGTGGTGCGACTTCCTACCGACATGGAACGGCACGGCCTCATTCCTCGATACAAAGTGGACCCCCTCTCGCGACCTTGACCTCTACACCGACGCCTCGGGCACTGTAGGCTCCGGTGGCTACCACGCTGGGCATTGGTTCACCGTTGCATGGCCTGACTCTCTCCAAGCCTCAATCGAATGGAAGGAGATGTACCCAATACTAGTCGCTTGTTCATTTGGGGGCATCGTTGGCATGGCCGCTGAGTGCTGTTTCATTGTGACAATCAAACCACCGTGCACATCTGGAAAAAAGGCACTACGAGATGCCCTGACATCATGCAACTAG
- the LOC139139889 gene encoding zinc finger protein 862-like, with protein sequence MSFVNIKDILNGTAEAIESATVAFLDDKSLEVNPKLAALGSDGASVMVGRKTGVATRMRQRNPMMLNVHCVAHRLALAAAQAMEGVKYLQRLSNILQQLYYYYQNSAVRMAGLKEIEVILAEPQIKLKQAKSVRWLSHQRAVDAVRKTLPVWCHENIRELWCHECEIIQVISMAVYCGSPCIIHGESQYSKPANRPGCFTFMP encoded by the exons ATGTCTTTTGTTAATATTAAAGACATCCTGAATGGTACAGCAGAGGCCATTGAATCAGCAACAGTTGCTTTCCTTGATGACAAGTCCTTGGAGGTGAATCCAAAGTTGGCAGCACTTGGGTCTGATGGCGCTTCTGTCATGGTTGGGAGGAAGACTGGG GTGGCGACTAGAATGAGACAGAGAAATCCCATGATGCTGAATGTCCATTGTGTTGCTCATCGCCTTGCTCTGGCAGCAGCTCAAGCCATGGAGGGAGTGAAGTATCTTCAGCGTCTGTCAAACATCCTGCAGCAGTTGTATTATTACTATCAGAATTCTGCAGTGAGGATGGCTGGATTGAAGGAAATagag GTTATCTTGGCAGAACCACAGATCAAGTTGAAGCAAGCCAAGAGTGTGAGATGGCTTTCTCACCAAAGAGCTGTTGATGCTGTGAGGAAGACGTTACCTGTGTGGTGCCATGAAAACATCAGGGAATTATGGTGTCATGAATGTGAAATTATCCAGGTCATCTCAATGGCGGTGTATTGTGGTTCACCGTGTATCATACATGGTGAATCACAATACAGTAAGCCTGCCAACAGACCTGGATGTTTCACATTTATGCCATAA